A single genomic interval of Rhododendron vialii isolate Sample 1 chromosome 3a, ASM3025357v1 harbors:
- the LOC131321009 gene encoding TSL-kinase interacting protein 1 isoform X5 encodes MEPQVTLDSEACLHPVNTLIKDGDCVVTTSFQNHDVQLPVPNVAKKQTRQWAAWTRQEEESFFTALRQVGKNFEKITCRVQSKNKDQVRHYYYRLVRRMNKLLGPSLCLDAKNSKDTNAAMLRWWSLLEKYSCKASKLHLKPRRFKIFIETLENQLLKDRKKGKRKQPSQGENCAPTIPTTISNQGKPSGHDDTRAVKLVVMDNENIKQIGPLKGPSVRRNVNVGINRSICKGDSFPPKTVRQRRRPAGTVSTAAYKRWEKAAIAGVSLVADAAEHLERATTDKEVEHGQVTLGEKCFEPVEKDIPTLPTSSPNSLAESNTQASVVKLKLQLFPIDEGTRRALELDNHNPHLELTLTTRKKISSVLDHLGRKWGNSSVASGDLMLFPFYVQRENLVGYPRWTQDSVVCAADVYAVIGSPPVFRLRYGWFSNSELVSATSQAPLMSSDMIHDLNMKNVNDAKEQSRDPVLVSTPPFACQPEKPADHCNKDQQVSWDRRETANGAICRDEGNKDDRWLRNGPSLSAGEWADSLTNITVGDLLAEVSHDVVAGCSDPPLTGSSQCLQQGPFICDSFDAAIAAHINRHQNKTSFPPDLTSISSSIWDAEETCDAFSFQNTRKLVQTPSGVESPEACKQIGRTSPVGFGATIQELPEVEEPMDETPVDEGTEGENPGNTDPMDECLSDPPILEDSEKDLSTLTDMYWPDSLGPLDLDIPSSRYHTEDLILSDSLSGLNRLLASSLDALQNCSFFGLDKKEMASAVEAQKTASFSDFKIGSEV; translated from the exons ATGGAGCCACAAGTCACCTTGGACAGTGAAGCATGCCTCCATCCTGTGAATACCCTGATTAAGGATGGTGATTGTGTTGTAACCACGTCCTTTCAAAACCATGATGTGCAGCTGCCAG TTCCAAATGtggcaaaaaaacaaacacgACAATGGGCTGCTTGGACACGTCAAGAGGAAGAAAGTTTCTTCACTGCATTACGGCAAGTTGGCAAG AATTTCGAGAAAATCACTTGTCGAGTTCAAAGTAAAAACAAGGATCAG GTCAGACATTATTACTATCGCCTTGTAAGGCGTATGAACAAATTACTGGGTCCCAGCCTCTGTCTTGATGCGAAAAACTCTAAAGATACTAATGCTGCAATGCTTAGATG GTGGTCTTTACTCGAAAAGTATAGCTGTAAAGCCTCAAAGCTTCATCTGAAGCCTCGAAGGTTCAAGATATTTATAGAGACCTTG GAGAACCAACTCTTGAAAGATCGGAAGAAGGGTAAACGGAAACAGCCTTCTCAGGGGGAAAACTGTGCTCCCACAATTCCAACAACTATCTCGAACCAGGGCAAACCATCAGGACATGACGACACTCGTGCAGTTAAATTGGTGGTTATGGACAATGAGAATATTAAACAAATAGGACCTTTGAAAGGACCTTCCGTAAGGCGCAATGTTAATGTTGGAATCAACCGCAGCATCTGCAAAGGAGACTCATTTCCACCAAAAACAGTTAGGCAGCGGCGGAGAccag CAGGTACTGTCTCAACAGCTGCATACAAGAGATGGGAGAAGGCTGCAATTGCTGGTGTTTCATTGGTTGCTGATGCTGCCGAGCATTTAGAGCGGGCGACCACAGATAAAGAGGTTGAACATGGCCAAGTGACACTAG GGGAAAAGTGTTTTGAGCCTGTTGAGAAAGACATTCCAACTCTGCCAACTTCTTCACCAAACTCTTTAGCTGAGAGTAATACACAAGCTTCTGTTGTTAAACTTAAGCTCCAGTTGTTCCCAATTGATGAAGGTACTCGAAGAGCTTTGGAATTG GATAATCATAATCCACATCTGGAGCTCACgttaactactcggaagaagaTATCATCGGTTTTGGATCATCTCGGTCGCAAGTGGGGAAATTCAAGTGTAGCTTCTGGAGATCTAATGCTTTTCCCTTTCTATGTCCAAAGGGAAAACCTGGTCGGTTATCCGAGGTGGACCCAGGACTCTGTTGTTTGTGCGGCAGATGTATATGCAGTGATTGGAAGCCCCCCTGTTTTCCGCTTaag GTATGGTTGGTTTTCCAATTCCGAGCTTGTGTCAGCCACATCTCAAGCCCCTTTGATGTCATCTGACATGATTCATGACCTTAACATGAAGAACGTTAATGATGCCAAGGAGCAGAGTAGAGACCCAGTGCTAGTATCCACACCACCCTTTGCTTGTCAGCCTGAGAAACCTGCCGATCACTGTAATAAAGATCAACAAGTCTCATGGGACAGAAGGGAGACTGCCAATGGAGCTATTTGTAGAGATGAAGGAAATAAG GATGACCGGTGGTTAAGAAATGGTCCTTCATTGTCAGCGGGGGAGTGGGCTGATAGCCTAACCAACATCACCGTTGGGGATTTACTTGCTGAGGTGTCCCATGACGTAGTTGCTGGCTGTAGTGATCCACCCTTGACGGGAAGCTCTCAATGTCTTCAGCAGGGCCCATTCATCTGTGACTCCTTTGATGCGGCAATTGCTGCTCATATAAATAGACATCAAAATAAAACTAGCTTTCCACCTGATCTGACATCCATTTCATCTTCCATTTGGGATGCTGAAGAAACATGTGATGCCTTCTCATTTCAGAACACCCGCAAATTGGTCCAGACTCCATCTGGCGTTGAGTCTCCAGAGGCCTGCAAACAGATTGGTCGAACAAGTCCAGTGGGCTTCGGGGCTACTATCCAG GAGTTGCCTGAGGTGGAGGAGCCTATGGATGAAACTCCAGTCGATGAAGGGACTGAGGGTGAAAATCCTGGCAATACAGACCCAATGGATGAGTGTCTGTCTGATCCACCTATTCTGGAAGATTCAGAGAAGGATCTCAGCACTCTTACAGATATGTATTGG CCCGACTCTTTAGGACCCTTAGATTTGGATATACCTTCCTCCAGATACCATACAGAGGATTTAATTTTAAGTGACAGCCTCAGTGGTTTGAACCGATTGCTCGCCAGCAGTCTGGATGCACTTCAGAATTGCTCATTCTTTGGGTTGGACAAGAAAGAAATGGCATCTGCAGTTGAAGCCCAGAAAACTGCTTCGTTTTCAGATTTCAAAATAGGAAGTGAGGTTTGA